A genome region from Trichosurus vulpecula isolate mTriVul1 chromosome 5, mTriVul1.pri, whole genome shotgun sequence includes the following:
- the CCDC71L gene encoding coiled-coil domain-containing protein 71L: MRRSVRRRRRRPQAAPGAAAPGGGPRARGGDGPAAEREEKVVYSRSQLSLAGSTKALGDAFKLFMPRSTEFMSSDAELWSFLCSLKHQFSPHILRSKDVYGYSSCRALVPDPPGPPPAARGGEPPPSPFRRPAPGAAARRRRRGAGAAAARRVRKQPPPLPHQPQPAPLLPLPPPRPEPSPPPPGQPASLCLPPPPPPAGRFGGRTLEEIWRAATPVLTTFPTIRVGHDVWGERSLAAARRRAQNVLQVNLEPVVRLRRFPVTAS, from the coding sequence ATGCGGCGCAGCgtgaggaggcggcggcggcggccccaGGCGGCCCCGGGGGCGGCGGCCCCGGGCGGCGGACCCCGGGCCAGAGGAGGTGACGGGCCGGCGGCGGAGCGGGAGGAGAAGGTGGTGTACTCGCGCTCGCAGCTGTCCCTGGCCGGCAGCACCAAGGCGTTGGGCGACGCCTTCAAGCTCTTCATGCCCCGCAGCACCGAGTTCATGAGCTCGGACGCCGAGCTCTGGAGCTTCCTCTGCAGCCTCAAGCACCAGTTCTCCCCGCATATCCTCCGCAGCAAGGACGTCTACGGCTACTCGTCCTGCCGGGCCCTGGTCCCGGACCCCCCGGGACCCCCGCCCGCCGCCCGCGGGGGGGAGCCGCCGCCGTCGCCGTTCCGCCGGCCGGCCCCCGGAGCGGCCGCCAGGAGGAGGCGCCGAGGAGCCGGAGCCGCAGCCGCCAGGAGAGTCAGGAAACAGCCGCCGCCGCTGCCCCACCAGCCCCAGCCCGCGCCCCTGCTCCCGCTGCCCCCGCCGCGTCCCGAGCCCTCGCCGCCGCCCCCCGGCCAGCCCGCGTCCCTGTGcttgccgccgccgccgccccccgCCGGCCGCTTCGGGGGCCGGACCCTGGAGGAGATCTGGAGAGCCGCCACCCCGGTGCTGACCACCTTCCCCACCATCCGCGTCGGCCACGACGTGTGGGGCGAGCGGAGCCTGGCGGCGGCGCGGCGCCGAGCCCAGAACGTCCTGCAAGTGAACCTGGAGCCCGTGGTGAGGCTCCGCCGCTTCCCCGTGACCGCGTCCTGA